CAGGACACGACCGGAGTAGCTTTTCGATCAGAACCCTACCCATGAACCCGGAACCCCCGGTTATGAAGATGTCCCTCCCGTTGTAGAAATCCGGAATCGACGGTTTGTTTGGGTCGTAGTTTTCCTCCACCGGAAGCAACCCGATGGGGTGGTTGGAAAATGAACTCATAATCgtttgttttcaactttttttttcacaacactGAGTCACCGGCCCACGATCAATTAATCAATTCCAATCAAGttattaaacgtttttttttcactctttcTAGCTAACAAGCATATGATCCCATCCAGGTGTTTTGACGCACTGAGATATCGCGCAAATCGCCAATCGTTCCCGGGCTTATCGAGTCTTCCGATCGCTTCGGATGTACACATTCAACTGTTAATGAATGACAAACTACTTTTCGGAACCAGACGACCAGACGATGATGGCAAAGCAAATAGTTCCCCCGGACACTGATCGGGTTCTGTTCCAACTGCTGTGCTGTGAATATAACTAAGTCGTTAATGGCTGTCGAGGCACCCGGGACTCATTATTCCGATGCATTTGAATTAGATTCGACGGACATATCGGGAGAAATATTATTCCTACTCAACCCAAACAACCTACGGGCATTTCGTTGGGGCGATCATTCCAGTAGCAATACGCGATCGTTGAAGCGTTGAATCGCTGCTAACAGTTCGGTTTGtaagttcagaaaaaaagttgtggtgACCGAGACATTGAAAGAGATGCGGCAAGGTGTGATGAGTGGCAGTTGGTTTGGTATATGCTAATTAAATAAAACGGTTACGATACGCGGTGATTGATTCGGGCTGTTTTCCCAAATATTTATTTGAGTAACCAAACCCGTCCCACCGCCACCGCCATCTTTTTTTAAGTACATGGTTGTTGGACACGAGTTGTGAACCGATTCACTTATCCCCCTACTTTGATAACATTGGTCGCTACATTTCCGGGGGGactttaacgaaaaaaaaactgtttaaccTGTCAATCGTATGCGCAACCGCGAGGTCAAAAGTCTTAGTTACCAGCTACCAGtctttcgttttcgtttcgtgttTATGTTCAACAGTTAGTTTGAGGTGATTTAATTCTGAAAGTCACCAGTTGGAGCTGAAAGGTAGAACTTTCACCGTCGTCGACAGAAATTTCATCGATGATTCTAGAATCAATTCGACTttcgttttttcgagattctgagcttaatttgggatcacaacttcaaaatgcattttctggcctttagaagcgttttttcgcaattctgagcttaatttgggatcacaactttaaaatgtattttctggcctttagaagcgttttttcgacattctgagcttaatttggaatcaaaactttaaaatgcattttctggcctttagaagcgttttttcgcaattctgagctaaattagggatcaaaactttaaaatgcattttctggcctttagaagcgttttttcgcaattctgagcttaatttgggatcacaactttaaaatgcattttctggcctttagaagcgttttttcgagattctgagcttaatttgggatcacaactttaaaatgcattttctggcctttagaagcgttttttcgagattctgagcttaatttgggatcacaactttaaaatgcattttctggcctttagaagcgttttttcgcaattctgagcttaatttgggatcacaactttaaaatgcattttctggcctttagaagcgtttttttcgagattctgagcttaatttgggatcacaactttaaaatgcattttctggcctttagaagcgttttttcgcaattctgagcttaatttgggatcacaactttaaaatgcattttctggcctttagaagcgttttttcgagattatgagcttaatttgggatcacaactttaaaatgcattttctggcctttagaagcgttttttcgacattctgagcttaatttgggatcaaaactttaaaatgcattttcctggcctttagaagcgttttttcgcaattctgagcttaatttgggatcacaacttcaaaatgcattttctggcctttagaagcgttttttcgcaattctgagcttaatttgggatcacaactttaaaatgtattttctggcctttagaagcgttttttcgagattctgagcttaatttgggatcacaactttaaaatgcattttctggcctttagaagcgttttttcgcaattctgagcttaatttgggatcaaaactttaaaatgcattttctggcctttagaagcgtttttttcgagattctgagcttaatttgggatcacaactttaaaatgcattttctggcctttagaagcgttttttcgcaattctgagcttaatttgggatcacaactttaaaatgcattttctggcctttagaagcgttttttcgagattctgagcttaatttgggatcacaactttaaaatgcattttctggcctctagaagcgttttttcgcaattctgagcttaatttgggatcacaactttaaaatgcattttctggcctttagaagcgttttttcgagattatgagcttaatttgggatcacaactttaaaatgcattttctggcctttagaagcgttttttcgacattctgagcttaatttgggatcaaaactttaaaatgcattttctggcctttagaagcgttttttcgcaattctgagcttaatttgggatcacaactttaaaatgcattttctggcctttagaagcgttttttcgcaattctgagcttaatttgggatcacaactttaaaatgcattttctggcctttagaagcgttttttcgagattctgagcttaatttgggatcacaactttaaaatgcattttctggcctttagaagcgttttttcgcaattctgagcttaatttgggatcacaactttaaaatgcattttctggcctttagaagcgttttttcgagattctgagcttaatttgggatcacaactttaaaatgcattttctggcctctagaagcgttttttcgcaattctgagcttaatttgggatcacaactttaaaatgcattttctggcctttagaagcgttttttcgcaattctgagcttaatttgggatcacaactttaaaatgcattttctggcctttagaagcgttttttcgcaattctgagcttaatttgggatcacaactttaaaatgcattttctggcctttagaagcgttttttcgcaattctgagcttaatttgggatcacaactttaaaatgcattttctggcctttagaagcgttttttcgcaattctgagcttaatttgggatcacaacttcaaaatgcattttctggcctttagaagcgttttttcgagattctgagcttaatttgggatcacaactttaaaatgcattttctggcctttagaagcgttttttcgcaattctgagcttaatttgggatcacaactttaaaatgcattttctggcctttagaagcgttttttcgagattctgagcttaatttgggatcacaactttaaaatgcattttctggcctttagaagcgttttttcgcaattctgagcttaatttgggatcaaaactttaaaatgcattttctggcctttagaagcgttttttcgagattctgagcttaatttgggatcacaactttaaaatgcattttctggcctttagaagcgttttttcgagattctgagcttaatttgggatcacaactttaaaatgcattttctggcctttagaagcgttttttcgcaattctgagcttaatttgggatcacaactttaaaatgcattttctggcctttagaagcgttttttcgagattctgagcttaatttgggatcacaactttaaaatgcattttctggcctttagaagcgttttttcgcaattctgagcttaatttgggatcacaactttaaaatgcattttctggcctttagaagcgttttttcgcaattctgagcttaatttgggatcacaactttaaaatgcattttctggcctttagaagcgttttttcgagattctgagcttaatttgggatcacaactttaaaatgcattttctggcctttagaagcgttt
This Uranotaenia lowii strain MFRU-FL unplaced genomic scaffold, ASM2978415v1 HiC_scaffold_12, whole genome shotgun sequence DNA region includes the following protein-coding sequences:
- the LOC129759204 gene encoding putative fatty acyl-CoA reductase CG5065 — translated: MSSFSNHPIGLLPVEENYDPNKPSIPDFYNGRDIFITGGSGFMGRVLIEKLLRSCPGLNRIFILIRGKKQKTVSERIKEIQDLPLFETLQKQNPSQLDKMIAGDVDGYCMF